In Candidatus Hydrogenedentota bacterium, the DNA window AACGGCGCCCAGAGCGGTCTGCATCACGCACACGTGAGTCTCGACGCCCGTAATGAGCAACTGGGTCTTCCCTGTAGCCTCGAGAGCTGACACAAAACCGCTGTCACCCATGCAACCGAACGCCGTTTTTTCGATGGCCTTTATCCCCTGCATTTCCCCGGCGAGCTCGGGAATTGTCGGCCCGAGACCTTTCGGATACTGTTCCGTCCACAAAACCGGAAGTTCAAGGAGGTTGGCAAAACGAATCAGACGGACGGCCTCCCGTACAATCTTCTCCGCGACCGGGATTCTCTTCATCAGGGAATCCTGGAAATCAATCACGACCAAGACTACGGAACCGCGTTTCAACATGAATCATCTCCGTCTGTTCAATCGCGCGCGGGGAAATGTACTCATGAGAGCTGATTATAGCCTGACACGGCTCTCACACAAAAACGGCGGCGGGCTCATACAAAGAAAGACGCGGGACAGCGGCTGCCGTCCCGCGGGAAAAGACTGGTCACAAGACGTTCATCTGCGGCTGCGATTGCGCCGTTTTCGTTCACGAAGCGCGTTTGCCTTGTAAAAGAGCGCGGGATCGATGATAGCTTCGTGAAGCCCTTGCGTTTCGATCTCGCCGTAACTCACTCTGCCCCGGTACGTGCGGTTGGACAATATGATCGAGATCGCCTGACGCGACCACCTGTTGCCCTTTCGAGTGGCAATCCCTTTCGACTGTAAATACTCGACGACTTTTCCCGTGCTGCGCGTATTGAGATACTCGCGGAAAATCATGCGTACCACTTCGGCCTCGGCATCGTCCACCTCAAGGGGATTCTCGCCCTCTCTGCCGCGCCGGTACCCGTAAGGCGCCGGACCAGTGCCATAGCGCCCTTGCTGTACAGCACTGAGTTGCCCCCGCTTCACCTTCGCGCCATGCGTCAAGCGTTCAGCCCGCCGTTCATGAATGNNNNNNNNNNNNNNNNNNNNNNNNNNNNNNNNNNNNNNNNNNNNNNNNNNNNNNNNNNNNNNNNNNNNNNNNNNNNNNNNNNNNNNNNNNNNNNNNNNNNGATTGGGCGGTGCCGGCGGTCCATACCTCTTAACCTATTGGTGCCAGACAAGATATCATGTATGGTGCCGTTCGAGGCGCAGAAACCGCCTTAGACATTCCTTGACAAGATGCCATTCTTCACAGGTAATTTCTCTTGATATGTGACCGCAGCAAGGCGTTAAAATCATAATTCTGAAATCAGTAACGGGACATCGTGTGAAAACCGATGTCCCGTTTCTATTTCGACACCTCAGCCGTGAGTATTAGTCACGGTTGCGGAGTTTTGCCAAAGCGACCACTTCGGGAGGGGTCTCCGCGTAGGGCTCTGAATCCAGTTCGAAGCTCTTCGTGACGGCCTCCACGAGTTCGTCGCACTCCATGCCCGCGATCTTGGCTTCTGCAACAATGCAATGAAGACCCTCGAGCGTGCGTCGGCGGCATTCTTCGCGGCATTTGACCTCAATGCCTTTGTTCACGAAAACGCCCATGCCCCTGCGCGTGTACAGCAGACCCATCACCTCGAGGTCCCGGTAAGCCTTCGCAACCGTGTTCGGGTTCACGCGCAGGCGCTCGGAAAGCTCCCGAACCGACGGCAACTGGTCTCCTGCTTTCAGCTTGCCCGCAGCAATGGCGAACTGCACCTGGTTCTCGATCTGGACGTAAACGGCCACACTGCTGTTGATGTCGATGCTCAGTAACATTGGTTTCATGACACCTCCTGCTCGTTTTGCGGAAACTGCGCGCCTGCACCCTCCGCTGTTGGCCGTTGCTCTTACACCCCACTCTTTCGCCCACAGCAAACCGGGATGTTACCGTGGGCCAAGATATGTATAATGTACAGAGACGACGGACAACCGCGGCCCCCACTCACATGGAGACAGATCGTGCGTGTTTCTGCATACCGGACAAGTTTACTACTACTAACTTTTTGCCTATTGTACCACATATCCGCCGCGAGTCAAACCGCACAGTCAATCGCATACTTTCCAGTCGTAACTTGTTCAGGACAAGAGAGTTCTGGCGGCCAACTGCACGTCGATTTAAGTGACATTGTCGGCCGCCGTCTTCCTGGTAAAGTGCTTTTGAAGTCCCAAGACGGCACGCAGTCCTACTTGTTGAGAGTTCCTGAGGGCTCCGCTATCGGCGAGTGTCCCCTGGGGAAGTTCACCGCCTATACGTACGTATATGAATTGGGCGTACCCATCCTCGTGGATGTGCGCGAGATCGTCGTCGATGCCGGCGTCATGGCAAGCCTTCCCTTGACGTTAATCGAGGGAAGCGCGGGCCAACGAACGCTCCTGGCTTTTGATGCCGACCGCGATTTGGTGCTGGACCGCATTGAGGAGGAAATAGGAACGGACCGGTTCGACGCAGCAAGCATGCCGGGCGTTGAACGGCTGCCCCAGCAGAACACCGTTCTCGACACCAAGGCTGGCTGGTATAAGGGCGAGCTTCACGCACGCTCGAGTTACGGCGGCGGCTCGGAAAGCGTCGGCGGGCTGGTCAAGCGCGCCGAGAAGTCCGGCCTGGATTTCCTCGCGATCACGGACCTCAACACGATGGAGGCCTGCAAGGACCCCGCGTTCACATCGAAGTCCGTCGTATTGATTCCCGCGATGGAGTGGGGAGATTCGAAGCGCGGGTATGCCCTCATCTACGGCCCGCAGACCGAACCCGAGCGGGCGGACACGTTCACACATGCCCAGGCATTAGTGCGCCGGGTCCAGATGCAGGGCGGTATTTTCGCCATAGCCCACCCCTGCTTCCGCGACGCTCCCTGGCAGTGGGGGCTGCAGTACGTGAACGCCATCGAGGTATGGTGCCGGGATTGGCGAAGCATGCCCCCGGTAATGCTGAGCGACCTCGATCAAGATCTCCAGGCCCGGGGCGAAAAACGCCTGGAGCGCGACCCTAAAACGGGGCGCGATATCCCCGGGAAATACATCGAGGGGAAGCCGCTCTATCCGATAGCCCAGGCAGCCGCAACCACCCATCTCGCCGCGAACGCCAAGGCAGAGATCTTCTGGGACGCGCACCTCAATAGCGGACTTCGGGTAAGCCCCATCGGAGGAAGCATGTCCAGCGCGGGTAACGTGCCGTTGGGGCGGCCGATCACCTACGTTTTCGCATATGAGAAGTCCGTCGCGGGGATTCTCACCGGCCTGCGCCAAGGCCGCACGTTTGTATCCAGGGGGCCCGACGGCCCAACCGTGGAGCTCTTTGCAAACGTCAAGATAGACGATCGCACCGTGTATGTGCCGATGGGAGGCGTCATCCCTATTGGCATGGAGGCGCAA includes these proteins:
- a CDS encoding isochorismatase family protein, whose amino-acid sequence is MLKRGSVVLVVIDFQDSLMKRIPVAEKIVREAVRLIRFANLLELPVLWTEQYPKGLGPTIPELAGEMQGIKAIEKTAFGCMGDSGFVSALEATGKTQLLITGVETHVCVMQTALGAVERGFEAWVVSDGVGAREKAQHQAGVERIKNGPCQLVTAEMAMFEILEESGTPEFKKCLPLLKG
- a CDS encoding recombinase family protein, with the translated sequence IHERRAERLTHGAKVKRGQLSAVQQGRYGTGPAPYGYRRGREGENPLEVDDAEAEVVRMIFREYLNTRSTGKVVEYLQSKGIATRKGNRWSRQAISIILSNRTYRGRVSYGEIETQGLHEAIIDPALFYKANALRERKRRNRSRR
- a CDS encoding GntR family transcriptional regulator — its product is MKPMLLSIDINSSVAVYVQIENQVQFAIAAGKLKAGDQLPSVRELSERLRVNPNTVAKAYRDLEVMGLLYTRRGMGVFVNKGIEVKCREECRRRTLEGLHCIVAEAKIAGMECDELVEAVTKSFELDSEPYAETPPEVVALAKLRNRD